The Triticum aestivum cultivar Chinese Spring chromosome 5A, IWGSC CS RefSeq v2.1, whole genome shotgun sequence genomic sequence TTGGTTTGTATCTCGGAACAGGAAGCAGCACATTGTTTGAAGGACATTTATTATATGCATCAAAATTAGACTTTTATCCAAAAATAATAATCAAGTACGACAAAACTAATAGAACAGATCCAGTCGGCAGCAGCCAGCAGGACAGAACAAAGATAGCTATTAGTGTCAGCGATGGCCATACTGTAAGAGGCTCTTGGATATAAAGGATTTATTATTTGTCTGGCTAGTGCGTCAGAAGTTACCCCCAAAAAAAAAAGTTGCTCTTATTCAGAATGTACACTGTAAACCAGTGGCACTGTGAAAAACTCCCCTCTTTCTTAATGTTATGAAGAATGGTTACTTCCTACACAATGTGTATATATGTGTAATGCTCTTTTTGTCAAAGGATTCAGAAATAGATGGTTTAAGACAAATGAACATTAGGCACATGTAAACGAGAAAACTTAGCCCTTTTAGAGTTAGAAGCGCTCATATAAAACTGCTAGCACACAAGAAAGCCTTTGCATCCATCTAAAAGAAAGCAACCAACCTGTCATCTGAATCTTGTCCCCAGGCTTTGAGTTGCATAGGAAATTACTGCAGACACCATTCTTCGAGGGGTCCTCCTTGCCAGTTTCAGGATCATAATAAACTGCACGGCGAACACATAAACTGGCAGTCTTCCCGTCAAATGAATCCCCATACCGAGTAGATGCAATGGAATACAGCCTGACATTCTGTGGGTTTCCAGGCTTCTTTGGGTTCTCTCCCTGATAGATGCACACAAGGTTTGATGAGCAATGAAGATGGGTGGTGAAAACAAGGATGGACGACAGCAAGGTAATGAATAGATACTTGGTACTTGAGTTAACCTAAAGATGGTGAAAACATGGACGGCAGGAAATGCTATGAACAGATATGTGGTACTTGAGTTAACCTAAAACAATTCTCCTACACAAAGCATCAAGCAGCATACTCAAATCAATGTCTATAAATTTGAACATAATTCAAGTACAGCATAACTTGATACGTTTATCCTCTTATTTAATAATACAACCCCTGTTCTGTTCAGTATTCACTATTCAGTAAGACAGACAGAGGATGGAAGAGAAAGTGGTTGAAATGGCTAAACGCTTACTGGAGGAACAATCCTAAGGTAATTCTCCTATAATAAAATCAAGCAGCATACCCAAATCAATGTCTGTAACTTTGAACATAATTTTTTTCAGTACAGCACAACTTGATATGTTTATCCTCTTATTTAGCAAGACAAAGAGTCCCCTGTTCAGTATTCAACAAGACAGAGGATGAAACTGAGAAAGTGATGGAATGGGCTGAAGACTTACCGGAGGAATAATCCCATAGCTCTGCCCCTCCCAGTACGGCACATTGCCACCATGGTCGATGACGACGTGGCACGTCTCTCCTGGGGCGTTAGGGCCTACCGCCCGCTCAACCGAGACAATGGTGGCCGTGTAAGGCCCCTTGGGCTTGTAGGTGTTGAGCGGCGGCTCCTTGGCGCTCTCCAGGTCGAGGGGCGCGACGGAGACCTTGCTCTTGCTCGACTGCTGGACCGCCCTGCAGAGATGCCTCGACTGTGCCGCGGCCTTGCTGTCGCACGCCAATGCGGTGCCGATCCATGATTTGTTGCTGAAGCTGAGACTGTTGATGCCCTGAAATGTAGCAAAAGGTGAAATCAGCATACTGTTGATGTTGGGGGCGCCCCTGAAAAGGCTGTGAGCTGGGGATCCACAGCATAGCAAAGCAAGAGCCCTGAGGAACTACTGAATGCGCATGTACTGCTACTGATATGTGTGTCCTATTTGTAAGTTATGCTAGCTAATATCTGCAATCGAAGCAAGAGCGCTGAAGAATTACTACTGAATGTGCATCTACTACTACCAGTACAAGTGTGTCTATGTGCAGGTGATACTAGTTGATCTGTGCAGGAAGCCAAAGGCGCAGCTAGCGGTATCGAATCTCGTGCCTAAAACTGCTCCCACTAGTTCACGCACTAGCACACGATTGGCGCTGCGTAAAGGGATGTGGAGACGCGCACCTGGATTCCGGAGCTCCTGACGGCGCGGTCCGAGCCGCCGACGGGCGCGGAGAAGGCCACCTGCAGAGGGAGGGAAAAGGTGAGAACTCGGCAGCCGTCGCCCAGGAGCGGGACGGGGTCGGCGCGGACGTACCTGGGAcgcggcggcggtggccatggccgACGGACGGATGGTTCGAGGGATGGAGGGGATGGGGAGGAGGGGTTTTGATCTGGGGAAAggtggggggagggggcggcgggttTATAGGAGGGGATCGGAGCCGGAGGCCCTTGAGGCGACGGAAGGGACGGCGACGTCCGTCCGCTGCTGGCGCTGGCTGCTGGTGGTTGGTGACGGCGACGCTAATAAAAAAAAATCATCAGTCGCCCCCTAAATTTGTCTACTAAATAAATTATTCTGGACCGTCGATTAGAGTAATCGACGGGGCTGTGATTAGATTAGTGGATGAAAGTTTCGACTAGGTTAGCTGATGATCTGATCAGCCGGAGGCAGGTTGCGTGGCTACTTGGCTGGCTGGCTGCTTCGAGTGCCTCCTTCGGCCGCTTCAAAATTGAAATGGCCTCGTGGTGGCCCTGAAGGGCCATCTATCTTGCCTCGCTTGGCAAAGTCAGACGTGCAAACCTGGCTCAGGAGTCAGAACAGGTGAACGCATGAGGCGGCACAGCCCACAGGTGTGCTCCAAGTAGCCACCAGGGAGAGACCGATGGCGTGCAGGTAACGTTGAACCTGCAAGCGAATCAACctatggttgagttggttaggtggacagtggtatccccaacccaccagggtttaaatcctgatgctcgcattatttctgaatttatttcaggatttccgacgaTGCGCTTTCAGcggaaggagacgttcccgtcgacgacgaggcgcctacggtgacttcgtaaatctcaaaatgatatgctGGCTCAATCTCTCGAAGATGCTCatgggggtagggtgtgcgtgtgtgcgttcataggggtgagtgtatgcgcgtgtatatgagcgcttgtgtctgtactgatgctaaaaaaaacgTTGAACCTGCAAGGGCAGGTGTGATGGTACCATAGGCCAATGCCATGAAAGTTTTTTTTTCCCGTGCTCCGGCTGGGAACTAAGGCCTCGTACAATGCATGGTGTTTACGGAGGTCCTTAGTAACACAAATTGAGTTTTTTTTAAGCACAAAGTGCTTAGGTCTATATGAGGGGTGTTTAATTAAGTGTCTGCTCTCTACTACTAACCAACGACACATCTGATTTATTTTTATAAACATCTCCCCTAAGCATCTTGCATTGCACAAGGCCTGATACTACTACTAGTGTCTTGGGGCGAAAAAGTGACTAGGGTTTTCGCCTTTCGCCGACGGTCAGTTCCGTTGTCGATTTGGCTCATCTCGTGTGGCCTTATGGTATGAGGTCGCGGTGGATCCTTGCCTTTACCGATGAGAGAGCTTCGTTTGTAGGTGTTTTTTTGAATTTGGTTAGGGGTTGTGCCCTTTTTTGACAGCGGCGGCTATTTTAAGATGGGATAATCGTCTCAGCAGTGTGCCtagcgttgttgttgttgtctctCCCTGGCTCAAGAGTCAGAACAGGTGAACGCCTGAAGCGGCACAGCCCACAGGTGTGCTTCAAGTAGCCACTAGGGAGAGACCGATGGGGATTTTAATCGGTCGCGACTGACAGGGGCAGCAGGAGAGTGTGCTCGGCGTTCGCCTAAAATCTGCCCGATCCTTTTTCCACCGACTCTGCCTCTTATTTTCTTTTTCAAACAAATAAAGATCGACCCATTCATCAGCGATCGAGACAGTACAAAtaacattaaaaataaaaaaaattatattcaGGTCCATAGACCAGCTAGCGACAAAATGCACGCAGGAGGCACGCGTGTCGCCGTCAACATCCCTCACCGGAGTTAGACAAATTTTGCTCTAGTAGACTCATCaaaaagtcgtcatgctaaggccccgCGGAACCACCGCATCAGAACAACAGTCATCAAGAACTTCAAAAAAAGAAAACAATCATCGCCGATTAAGAGAATCGTAAATCGAACGGATCAAACATACGAACACATAGTggacgaacgaagaccggatccatgcagactaaggcatagcctagtgatCGGAAGGGGCTGATATCTTCCCACTCACTCAGGTTCAAGGCAtgatacttgcaatttgggtttgttgcaccaactatactgtagggggttcccttacattctttctgtcaaaaaaagacCGGATCCACCGACTAAATCCCGTGAGGTCTGTCggagacacccccccccccccccacacacacaccacacacacacatacacacaacaacaaagacaacaacaacaacaacaacaacaacaacaacaacaacaacaacaacaataacagcagcaacaacaacaacaacaacaacaacaacaacaacaacaacaacaacaacaacaacaacaacaacgacaacggcGGTAGGCACACCGCTGGGACGAGGGCTAAGTGAAAAAAACTTTATTCCATCTTAAAATAGCCGCTGCTGTCAAAAGAGGGCACAAAGCCTaaccaaactcaaaaaaaaaacaCCTGCAAATGAAGCTCTCTCATCGGTAAAGGCAAGGATCCACCACGGCCCCATACCATAAGGCCACACGAGATGAGGCAAATCGACAACGGAACTGACCTTCGGCGGAAGGTGGAAACCCTAGTCACCTTTTCACCCCAAGACACTAGTAGTAGTATTAGGCCTTGTTTTTAAAGAAACATATAAACTTTATTCATTTGCGATaacaatgtaacgccccgagaatcatgctacagtaatccccttctaATGATGCACTGTCATCATTgtcactgttgctaatctcactttcATTCTATCCCAGTCCAAATCTCAATTTCAAATTATATTCAAAAATTCTTATTTGTCAAacctgaaaactaaaatgttcaaagtgtggcaaataatctctaGATATTTGTCATGTGGAAGCCAACATTTTTGGGATTCCCAAATTGCCCCTGGATTATCTTTTGGTGGCCCAGCAACTTTTATCTTTCCTTATttaatttctaaaaatacctagtcaCTTCCAAATACCTTGAAACATTTTTTTGGCAGTTTCATAATTCGCAAAGTATTTATGTGGCCTAGTCCCACATTTTACAAAATCCTTTTTGGCAGCCCGAATATTACCAtgttctttttttaaaaaaaaagagagagagagagaacaacccCCCCCCCTGGACCCAACCCGCCTGGACCGGCCCACCTAACCTACCCGAGCCAGCCCAGAGCCCCCTGCCTCCCTGGGCTTTAGCCCATTACACTGGCCGGCCCACCTTACCCCGGGTCGCCTTCCCTGTTCGACCGACCCCGTCGCTACAGGGGCGCGGTCGCCCCGGACCGCCTCGCCGTCGACGACGAgggggaggataaggcctccacgcccCCGACGCCTCGGTCCTCTCCCCTGCGCCCCACTCACTCCCCTGCTCTCCTCTGTCGCCCACTCCCCTCTGGGTTCTCCCCAGATCCCCtttcctccacctccacgacgcggtcgccgccgtgcctcgcccgtcccCGCGGCCACCGAACCCCGTTCGCCTCACCGCCGTGTCCCTCGTCTCCGTCAACGTCGTCTGCTTCGTCTCCATCCACGAACGGGAGTCGGGGAGCTCCACAATGCGCGGATCGAGCCACCCCCTTCCGCCTCGGCCGCCGTTGATCtcctccaactccggccaccctcTGCTGCTCCTAATCTGTCACCGGCTTTCCTTAGCCactcggtgagctcctccccctctcccttctctcaCGTAGGCCGCCCCCTTCTCTAGCTCGCTCGCCGCAACCGCCGTAGCTCACCGTCGCCCTGCTCcatcaccgtcgtggccaccgctgccgtggcccccgtccgagccctccatcgtgctcctggtgttcccaggagcccgaccagcccttcctctcgccctctcgtgccccctagcccattcccgacgtgactccgaacgcctccgccgcccgtgctcgccgccgatggttattccggccgtccccgggagagccaccaccaccacccgacacgGCGTCGTGTGCGCGTTCGAAAGATGCTAACCGCACGCGAAACGGCCGCCCCTAGCGCGTTTCCGACGAGGCCCGAGCGGCTCCGCCGCGTTCTAACGTCGCCGGCGGCgagacgccggccgccgccgacgtggctgggcgggcccgacccctgactcactgccagtgggccttaggggccacgttgactgggttgacccagtcaacacgctGACATGGCGGTACAGTGACACTGACGAACCGGCCCCACCGCTTAAATAATAACTAAAATgatttttataattaaaagtaattagtttagctaattagccactaacatgtggggcccatcaGCTAATTAACCTTAGTTTAAGTTAAAATAAGCTCTGTTAAgtaacagaggctgacaggtgggtcccccgtgtcagttttgaccagtcaaccggactgttgactgctgacgtcactcctacgtcatgctgacatcatattccttttctgttaatataaataattccagaatatgtttaaaacttagaaaattcatataaaataatctataactcggatgaaaatgttttctatatgaaagttgctcagaaaaatccaacgaatccgaatacgcggtccgttcatctgtaacatgcccctagcatgctgaacttgggacattccccctccggtcatctgtctgacaccggtccggaaccgggaaaacattcccggttgaattcccccttcacctatatcgtgtagccatacgttaggtcactcccggcaccacatattgccacgttatgctttgtgatgcttgtttgctttatatttactgtttcttccccctcttctctccggtagaccccaagaccgatgccgatgcccctgtgatcgactacatcgacgacgacccctccttgccagatcaaccaggcaagcccccccccttttgatcatcccgatatcgcccattccattctctcatgcttgcattagattttgctattgttattgtttgctcctattctgatgcatagccttcttttgtaacctgcttattgttaccttaccggcttatcctaaactgcttagtataggttggttagtgatccatcagtgacccccaccttgtccttgttgcccctgcttcatcattgaagacccgatcaacgggattgaagaccaggccccggcaccgcacatcactttcccctagTTGCTCGAcgctgctgggttactatcgagtgccgagggtgagacctctacagcacttctgatgttaacctgtagtgtagctattcggtcgtggtcatcgagggtgatttcctctttaaccacttccgatacgactctgtcgtgcaacccctcaagtgtgaacctcgagggtgattcctctacgttcaccttgatgattacattgagtggaaaccaccgagggtgattccttgggttttcctcttgatgtttggacacacggatacttggactttacaactgttacttggaaagtgatgtggagacgggttgacctggaaggtgcccgtgagataattacgaggcgtggccgggcattcttagcccttgccgcaagtcctcgagacggggcaacggggtcacctctttcgtgaggctctgcttgttaccgcgcgttcctaatccactacgatttggatatttgatccgaggggcctctggcctgatagcactaaccatcacgtgggcatagtatgggcgttctgcgtcgtgtacatcagccgaagcttaatagacgtcagcgacggagcggcgcgcgccgggttggactggtaagctcctgcctttttagggaggtagctaggtctgctcaccggccgcccacgcaacgtgcaggagttcccggggagatggcccatgacccctgggggcataggtttagtccggcgtgctggcctctctattaagcctaggtcgggttgcggcgtattgtttggccgaggccgggcatgaccctggaaagtgtgtccggccggagtcaatcgagcgtggtgggtaagttggtgcacccctgcagggaagaactaatctatgcatagcctgtcctacggtaacggacacttggagttgtatcccgatcgatacaactagaactggatacttgtgatgagaactggatggtgatgaggatttgattgtgatgataactggatagtatggctctgggattgctttctcgcagggagtcgagaaaggatctctggccgaggttgataacactactaccactttactttatgctactctactccctcttgtttgctgcaagatggtggtttccagaagaagctagtcttcgataggactaggtcttctctctattctggcatttctgcagcccagtccacatatacaacccctctttgataatgttgcatctgtagtgtagatccttgcttgcgagtactttggatgagtactcacggttgctttgttcccccttttccaccttctttcttctttctggttgttgcaaccagatggtggagtccaggagccagatgccgcctttgacgactgctgctaccccgagggtgcctactaccacgtgacggacgccgacgaccaagagtagttaggaggctcccaggcaggaggccttgccttttcgatcgatgttgcttttgtgctagccttcttaaggcaatcttgtttaactcatgtctgtactcagatattgttgcttccgctgactcgtttgtattcaagctgatgtattcgagccctcgaggcccctggcttgtaatataaagcttgcattattttaaattgcg encodes the following:
- the LOC123105301 gene encoding ferredoxin--NADP reductase, root isozyme, chloroplastic gives rise to the protein MATAAASQVAFSAPVGGSDRAVRSSGIQGINSLSFSNKSWIGTALACDSKAAAQSRHLCRAVQQSSKSKVSVAPLDLESAKEPPLNTYKPKGPYTATIVSVERAVGPNAPGETCHVVIDHGGNVPYWEGQSYGIIPPGENPKKPGNPQNVRLYSIASTRYGDSFDGKTASLCVRRAVYYDPETGKEDPSKNGVCSNFLCNSKPGDKIQMTGPSGKIMLLPESDPNATHIMIATGTGVAPYRGYLRRMFMEDVPNFRFGGLAWLFLGVANSDSLLYDEEFTSYLKQYPDNFRFDKALSREQKNKSGGKMYVQDKIEEYSDEIFKLLDGGAHIYFCGLKGMMPGIQDTLKKVAEQRGESWDQKLSQLKKNKQWHVEVY